A genomic segment from Glycine soja cultivar W05 chromosome 18, ASM419377v2, whole genome shotgun sequence encodes:
- the LOC114394716 gene encoding uncharacterized protein LOC114394716 — MGFSSKEEKSKRILRGLKTLFFLITMVISLLLFSAPVLLVIADALVPSALLSTLSPSSFSLETLASHFHNYDFRYSLIDIPLVSIIRSFIIFCVYSLCDGPRLSRGPYLGITTMCSVLSLMFVSFKAVYIFSVSGIDRSGYVRATEIALFVCSCALAVGHVVVAYRTSCRERRKLLVYKIDIEAISACKNGYPRYPKIPQEERIK; from the exons ATGGGTTTTTCCTCAAAAGAAGAGAAGTCCAAAAGAATATTGAGGGGCTTGAAGACTCTGTTCTTCTTGATCACTATGGTTATATCGCTTCTTCTTTTCTCAGCCCCGGTTCTCCTTGTTATTGCCGATGCACTTGTTCCTTCTGCTTTGCTCTCCACGctatctccttcttctttctccttggaAACTCTCGCTTCCCATTTCCACAACTACGATTTTAGATACTCTCTCATTGATATTCCCCTTGTGTCAATAATACgatccttcatcatcttct gtGTTTATAGTTTGTGTGATGGACCAAGGCTTTCCCGTGGACCTTATTTGGGGATCACGACCATGTGCTCTGTTTTGTCTCTGATGTTTGTGTCGTTCAAAGCCGTTTACATCTTCAGTGTTTCGGGTATTGATCGAAGTGGGTATGTTCGTGCCACCGAAATAGCTCTGTTCGTGTGCTCTTGTGCGTTGGCCGTGGGACATGTTGTGGTGGCCTACAGAACAAGTTGCAGGGAAAGAAGAAAGCTTTTGGTCTACAAAATTGACATTGAAGCT ATTTCAGCTTGCAAAAATGGGTATCCCAGGTATCCGAAGATTCCTCAAGAAGAAAGAATCAAATGA
- the LOC114396199 gene encoding cation/H(+) antiporter 15-like: MNMYKEPGFPMVSHILADLKLLYPGLGKVALATAMISDFYNWVMFALLVPFAINGGSIIYSVLSTLAFVLFCFIVVRPCLVQMIGTHPVVGALVYGMMIPRGKFTQMLIEKSEDFGWLHFLLLSFIPKILSTVIASQFYGMSVLDGVSIGLLMNTKGILPILMLNNAWDKQILSVESFSILTVAVVMMTMTVPLIINAIYKLRKLYKQSKLKTIQNLKAEIELRILACVHNPRQATGMINILDACHTTKLSPLRVFALQLVELSGNTTSLFNQQRSGGAQALTKAQEDLESITNIFQTYTGANENTSVETFAAASTYSNIHEDIYNVSQEKQASLMRDAPCSVGIIVDRGLGSLFKVNLRVLVLFIGGPDDREALAVAWRMSKHQGVQLSVMRILMYGEAAEVDVLSHVESRGLLSVDKEQVGTRNSLILSELIQWAHCPELGVIGDMVASNNFGSSSSVLVGQKYGYGGVVFDNSNAATQQQPREVMPADDDNDDSGALAVKIE; encoded by the exons ATGAATATGTACAAGGAACCTG GTTTTCCTATGGTTAGTCACATCCTTGCTGATCTCAAGCTCCTCTACCCAGGACTTGGCAAAGTGGCCTTAGCAACAGCCATGATCAGTGACTTCTATAATTGGGTCATGTTTGCATTGTTGGTTCCATTTGCCATTAACGGTGGAAGCATCATCTACTCTGTGCTGAGCACCTTAGCTTTTGTGCTTTTCTGCTTCATTGTTGTACGCCCTTGTTTGGTGCAGATGATA GGGACACACCCTGTGGTTGGGGCTCTGGTGTATGGAATGATGATACCTCGTGGTAAATTTACTCAGATGCTCATAGAGAAGTCAGAGGATTTTGGCTGGCTCCATT TTTTGCTCCTCTCATTCATCCCAAAGATTTTAAGCACTGTTATAGCGAGTCAGTTTTATGGCATGTCTGTTCTTGATGGTGTCTCTATTGGACTGCTTATGAACACCAAGGGCATCTTACCAATATTAATGCTCAACAATGCCTGGGACAAGCAG ATTTTGAGTGTGGAGTCCTTCTCAATTTTGACCGTAGCTGTTGTTATGATGACCATGACGGTGCCTCTAATCATCAATGCCATATACAAGCTAAGAAAGTTATACAAACAAAGCAAACTGAAGACCATACAGAATTTGAAGGCCGAAATAGAGCTGAGAATACTAGCTTGTGTCCACAACCCTCGGCAAGCCACAGGAATGATCAACATCCTCGATGCATGCCACACTACAAAACTCTCCCCTCTGCGCGTGTTTGCACTTCAGCTTGTTGAACTAAGTGGAAACACCACTTCCCTTTTCAACCAACAGCGAAGTGGTGGTGCACAAGCCCTCACCAAAGCACAAGAAGACTTGGAGAGCATCACCAACATTTTCCAAACATACACAGGTGCAAATGAGAACACTAGTGTGGAGACTTTTGCTGCTGCGTCAACTTACTCAAACATTCACGAGGACATATACAACGTGTCGCAGGAGAAGCAAGCAAGCTTGATGAGGGATGCACCATGTTCTGTTGGAATCATTGTCGACCGTGGACTAGGGTCATTGTTCAAGGTGAACCTGCGTGTGCTCGTGCTTTTCATCGGTGGCCCTGATGACCGCGAAGCCTTGGCGGTTGCGTGGAGGATGTCAAAGCATCAAGGGGTGCAACTATCAGTGATGAGGATCCTTATGTATGGTGAGGCTGCAGAAGTTGATGTTCTGTCCCATGTCGAGTCTCGTGGACTATTATCCGTG GACAAGGAACAGGTAGGAACTAGGAACTCTTTGATCTTGTCAGAGTTGATACAATGGGCTCATTGCCCTGAACTTGGTGTTATAGGGGACATGGTGGCATCAAATAATTTTGGTTCAAGCTCTTCAGTGCTTGTTGGACAGAAATATGGGTATGGGGGAGTGGTGTTTGATAACAGTAATGCTGCCACACAGCAGCAACCTAGGGAAGTAATGCCTgcagatgatgataatgatgattctGGGGCACTTGCTGTCAAGATAGAATAG
- the LOC114395173 gene encoding putative ABC1 protein At2g40090, with protein sequence MAWLWRAGAKLSLVASAVGGGATAALIATSDDPEMALKLFATVPHRLFRGAATAANIAFDYEYSLRGFPEGSSERERIKHEVHLRSAQKLQDLCFKNGGVYIKLGQHLGQLEYLVPEEYVQTMRESMLNRCPVSSYEQVCNVFKKELGDTPDKIFSEFDPVPIASASLAQVHVARTHDGQKVAVKVQHTHMTDTAAADHATVELVVNTLHRFFPSFDYRWLIDEISESLPKELDFLTEAKNSERCVENFHKLSPHIANYVYAPNVYWNLSTSKLLTMEFMDGAYVNDVKTIRKLGINLHELSTLVSQTFAEMMFKHGFVHCDPHAANLLVRPLPSSKASIWGRRKPQLILLDHGLYKELDFQTRTNYASLWKALVFADANAIKEYSTKLGAGEDLYALFAGVLTMRPWNRVVDPSMDHLVIQGNESDRLELQMYASQYFHQISELLRRLPRVILLMLKTNDCLRAVNNSLLQGSSLETFFVIGKVSSEAVIEAKMLQSKSLLTWLNIKLDKILLEVRLWGMQVALWLLQLRKSLSWYNQAL encoded by the exons ATGGCTTGGTTATGGCGCGCAGGTGCCAAGCTATCTCTTGTGGCCTCCGCCGTGGGCGGTGGCGCCACGGCGGCGCTTATTGCCACCTCCGACGACCCCGAAATGGCGCTCAAGCTTTTCGCCACCGTCCCCCATCGCCTCTTCCGTGGCGCCGCCACCGCCGCCAACATTGCTTTCG ATTATGAATATTCACTGCGGGGATTCCCGGAAGGGAGTAGTGAGAGGGAGAGAATCAAGCATGAAGTTCACCTTCGGTCTGCTCAAAAACTTCAAGACCTATGTTTCAAGAATGGAGGGGTTTATATAAAGCTTGGGCAACATCTTGGGCAGTTG gAATATTTGGTTCCTGAGGAATATGTTCAGACAATGAGGGAGTCTATGCTAAATAGATGTCCAGTTTCTTCGTATGAGCAAGTATGCAATGTATTCAAGAAAGAGCTTGGAGACACCCCAGATAAA ATATTTTCCGAGTTCGATCCAGTCCCTATAGCAAGTGCTTCCCTGGCTCAAGTTCATGTAGCTCGCACGCATGACGGCCAAAAAGTTGCCGTGAAG GTTCAGCATACTCACATGACTGATACTGCAGCTGCCGATCATGCCACTGTGGAATTGGTTGTGAACACATTGCATAGATTTTTTCCTAGTTTTGATTATAG GTGGTTGATTGATGAGATTAGTGAAAGTTTGCCCAAG GAATTAGATTTTTTAACTGAGGCAAAGAACAGTGAGAGGTGTGTGGAGAACTTCCACAAGTTGTCTCCTCATATTGCGAATTATGTATATGCACCAAACGTATATTGGAATTTGAGTACCTCAAAGCTTCTGACAATGGAATTCATGGATGGTGCTTATGTAAATGATGTAAAGACCATTCGGAAACTTGGGATCAACCTGCATGAACTTTCAACATTG GTTAGTCAAACTTTTGCTGAAATGATGTTCAAGCATGGGTTTGTACACTGTGATCCACATGCTGCTAACTTATTGGTTCGCCCATTGCCTTCCAGCAAAGCTAGCATTTGGG GCAGGAGAAAACCACAGTTGATCCTTTTAGACCACGGACTCTATAAAGAGCTTGACTTCCAAACAAGAACTAATTATGCTTCACTATGGAAGGCATTGGTATTTGCTGATGCTAATGCAATCAAGGAATACAGTACAAAGTTGGGAGCTGGGGAGGATTTATATGCACTTTTTGCTGGAGTTCTGACGATGAGGCCATGGAATAGAGTTGTTGATCCATCTATGGATCATTTAGTAATACAGGGAAATGAGAGTGATCGATTAGAACTGCAG ATGTATGCTTCTCAGTATTTCCATCAAATCTCGGAGCTTCTAAGGAGATTACCACGAGTGATTCTTCTAATGCTGAAGACAAATGACTGTTTACGAGCAGTCAATAATTCTCTG TTGCAGGGATCATCTTTGGAGACATTTTTTGTAATTGGAAAGGTTTCTTCGGAGGCTGTCATTGAGGCAAAGATGTTGCAAAGCAAATCACTTTTAACTTGGCTAAACATTAAATTGGATAAGATTTTGCTGGAAGTACGACTTTGGGGAATGCAGGTGGCCTTGTGGCTTTTACAACTAAGAAAATCTTTGTCTTGGTATAACCAAGCATTATAG